A section of the Pseudomonas lini genome encodes:
- the hmpA gene encoding NO-inducible flavohemoprotein, producing the protein MLSVQDRAIVKSTVPLLESGGEALITHFYRMMLSEYPEVRPLFNQAHQTSGDQPRALANGVLMYARHIDQLDQLGDLVAKIINKHVALQILPEHYPIVGSCLLRAISEVLGEEIATPEVMSAWGAAYGQLAEILIGAEASIYDQKEQAPGGWRGAREFIVAAKVEESAEITSFYFEPADKGPILAAEPGQYIGMKLILDGEEIRRNYSLSALANKGQYRISVKRETGGRASNHLHDQLHVGASIMLFPPAGDFTLTASDKPLVLISGGVGITPTLAMLEAALATERPVHFIHCARNGSVHAFRDWIDGLADRHPQLKRFYCYAEDDGVSPAADKVGLLSQEQLGEWMPEQRDVDAYFLGPKGFMAAIKRHLKALGVPEKQSRYEFFGPAAALE; encoded by the coding sequence ATGCTTAGCGTTCAAGACCGTGCCATCGTCAAGTCCACCGTGCCGTTGCTGGAAAGCGGCGGCGAAGCGTTGATCACTCACTTCTACCGCATGATGCTCTCTGAATACCCGGAAGTCCGCCCGCTGTTCAACCAGGCTCACCAGACCAGCGGTGATCAGCCTCGCGCCCTGGCCAACGGTGTACTGATGTATGCGCGGCACATCGACCAGCTCGATCAGTTGGGCGACCTGGTGGCCAAGATCATCAACAAGCACGTGGCGCTGCAAATCCTCCCGGAGCATTACCCGATCGTGGGTAGTTGCCTGTTGCGAGCGATCTCCGAAGTACTGGGCGAAGAGATTGCCACGCCTGAAGTGATGAGTGCCTGGGGGGCGGCCTACGGTCAATTGGCCGAGATCCTGATCGGCGCCGAAGCCAGCATCTACGACCAGAAAGAGCAGGCGCCGGGCGGCTGGCGTGGCGCGCGGGAATTCATCGTGGCGGCCAAGGTCGAGGAGAGCGCAGAAATCACCTCGTTCTACTTCGAACCGGCGGACAAGGGCCCGATTCTCGCGGCAGAGCCTGGCCAGTACATCGGCATGAAACTGATCCTCGATGGCGAAGAAATTCGACGTAACTATTCGTTGTCGGCGCTGGCCAACAAGGGCCAGTACCGCATCAGCGTCAAGCGTGAAACCGGCGGCCGCGCGTCCAACCATTTGCACGATCAACTGCATGTGGGCGCGAGCATTATGCTGTTCCCGCCAGCGGGCGATTTCACCCTGACCGCCAGCGACAAACCGCTGGTGCTGATCAGTGGTGGCGTCGGTATCACCCCGACGCTGGCGATGCTCGAAGCGGCGCTGGCGACCGAGCGGCCGGTGCACTTTATCCACTGCGCGCGCAACGGTAGCGTGCATGCCTTCCGCGACTGGATCGATGGCCTGGCCGACCGTCATCCGCAGCTCAAGCGTTTTTATTGCTACGCCGAAGACGATGGCGTCAGCCCGGCGGCGGACAAGGTTGGCCTGTTGAGCCAAGAACAACTCGGCGAGTGGATGCCGGAACAGCGCGATGTGGATGCGTACTTCCTGGGGCCTAAAGGCTTCATGGCGGCGATCAAGCGTCACCTCAAGGCCTTGGGGGTGCCGGAGAAGCAAAGCCGTTACGAGTTCTTCGGGCCGGCTGCCGCGCTGGAATAA